A region of Aquila chrysaetos chrysaetos chromosome 13, bAquChr1.4, whole genome shotgun sequence DNA encodes the following proteins:
- the BMP1 gene encoding bone morphogenetic protein 1 isoform X4: MAGLRTCGLLLCLLLARAMHFPDYSYVLEEEEEEDAEPLDYKDPCKAAAFLGDIALDEEDLQLFQVDRVVDLARHTITRLPTNSSGSNSTNASPRPGHQPRSRGRQRARSRRAATSRPERVWPDGVIPYVISGNFSGSQRAIFRQAMRHWEKHTCVTFLERNDEDSYIVFTYRPCGCCSYVGRRGGGPQAISIGKNCDKFGIVVHELGHVIGFWHEHTRPDRDDHVSIIRENIQPGQEYNFLKMEPEEVESLGETYDFDSIMHYARNTFSRGIFLDTILPKYDVNGVRPAIGQRTRLSKGDIAQARKLYRCPACGETLQDSQGNFSSPEFPNGYSAHMHCVWRISVTPGEKIILNFTTLDLYRSRLCWYDYVEVRDGFWRKATLRGRFCGNKLPEPIISTDSRLWVEFRSSSNWVGKGFFAVYEAICGGDVKKDNGHIQSPNYPDDYRPSKVCIWKITVSEGFHVGLTFQSFEIERHDSCAYDYLEIRDGSSESSSLIGRYCGYDKPDDIKSTSNKLWMKFVSDGSINKAGFAVNFFKEVDECSRPNNGGCEQRCVNTLGSYKCACDPGYELASDKRRCEAACGGFLTKLNGSITSPGWPKEYPPNKNCIWQLVAPTQYRISLQFDFFETEGNDVCKYDFVEVRSGLTADSKLHGKFCGAEKPDVITSQYNNMRIEFKSDNTVSKKGFKAHFFSEKKQQLQPPKSRPPGLKFRLQKRPRGPS; this comes from the exons ctGCCTTCCTGGGAGACATCGCTCTGGACGAGGAAGACCTGCAGCTCTTCCAGGTGGACCGGGTGGTGGACCTGGCTCGCCACACCATCACGCGCCTGCCCACCAACTCCTCAG GCAGCAACTCCACCAACGCCAGCCCACGGCCGGGCCACCAACCGCGCAGCCGGGGCCGGCAGCGGGCACGGAGCCGCCGTGCCGCCACGTCCCGGCCGGAGAGAGTGTGGCCGGACGGGGTCATCCCCTACGTGATCAGCGGCAACTTCAGCG GCAGCCAGCGAGCCATATTCCGGCAGGCGATGCGGCACTGGGAGAAGCACACCTGCGTCACCTTCTTGGAGCGCAACGATGAGGACAGCTACATCGTCTTCACCTACCGCCCTTGCGG GTGCTGTTCCTATGTGGGCCGCCGAGGAGGGGGTCCTCAGGCCATCTCCATCGGCAAAAACTGCGACAAATTCGGCATCGTGGTGCACGAGCTGGGCCACGTCATCGGGTTTTGGCACGAGCACACGCGCCCCGACCGGGATGACCACGTCTCCATCATCCGGGAGAACATCCAGCCAG GGCAGGAGTACAACTTCTTGAAGATGGAGCCGGAGGAGGTGGAGTCGCTGGGCGAGACGTACGATTTCGACAGCATCATGCACTATGCCAGGAACACCTTCTCCAG GGGCATCTTCCTCGACACCATCCTGCCCAAGTATGACGTGAACGGGGTCCGGCCTGCCATCGGCCAGCGGACGCGTCTGAGCAAAGGGGACATCGCCCAGGCCCGCAAGCTCTACCGCTGCCCGG CTTGTGGGGAGACGCTCCAGGACAGCCAGGGCAACTTCTCCTCCCCTGAGTTCCCCAACGGATACTCTGCCCACATGCACTGCGTCTGGAGGATCTCCGTCACCCCCGGAGAGAAG ATCATCTTGAACTTCACCACCCTGGACCTCTACCGAAGCCGGCTGTGCTGGTACGACTACGTGGAGGTGAGAGACGGGTTCTGGAGAAAGGCCACGCTGCGAG GCAGGTTCTGCGGGAACAAGCTGCCCGAGCCCATCATCTCCACCGACAGCCGCCTCTGGGTCGAGTTTCGGAGCAGCAGCAACTGGGTGGGCAAAGGTTTCTTCGCCGTCTACGAAG cCATCTGCGGGGGGGACGTGAAGAAGGACAACGGGCACATCCAGTCCCCCAACTACCCCGATGACTACCGACCCAGCAAGGTGTGCATCTGGAAGATCACCGTCTCCGAGGGCTTCCACGTGGGCTTGACCTTCCAGTCCTTCGAG ATCGAGCGGCACGATAGCTGTGCCTACGACTACCTGGAGATCCGGGACGGCAGCAGCGAGTCGAGCAGCCTCATCGGGCGCTACTGCGGCTACGACAAACCAGACGACATCAAGAGCACCTCCAACAAGCTCTGGATGAAATTTGTCTCCGACGGCTCCATCAACAAGGCGGGCTTTGCCGTCAACTTCTTCAAAG AGGTGGACGAGTGCTCGCGTCCCAATAACGGCGGCTGCGAGCAGCGCTGCGTCAACACCCTGGGCAGCTACAAGTGTGCCTGCGACCCCGGCTACGAGCTGGCCTCCGACAAGCGCCGCTGCGAGG CCGCCTGCGGAGGTTTCCTCACCAAGCTCAACGGCTCCATCACCAGCCCGGGGTGGCCGAAGGAGTACCCTCCCAACAAGAACTGCATCTGGCAGCTGGTGGCCCCCACCCAGTACCGCATCTCCCTGCAATTCGACTTCTTCGAGACCGAGGGCAATGAC GTCTGCAAATACGACTTCGTGGAGGTGCGCAGCGGGCTGACCGCCGACTCCAAGCTGCACGGCAAGTTCTGCGGCGCCGAGAAGCCGGACGTCATCACCTCCCAGTACAACAACATGAGGATCGAGTTCAAGTCCGACAACACCGTCTCCAAAAAGGGCTTCAAAGCCCATTTCTTCTCAG agaagaagcagcagctgcagcccccgAAATCTCGCCCGCCCGGCCTGAAGTTTCGCCTGCAGAAGCGGCCGAGGGGCCCCTCCTGA
- the BMP1 gene encoding bone morphogenetic protein 1 isoform X3 has product MAGLRTCGLLLCLLLARAMHFPDYSYVLEEEEEEDAEPLDYKDPCKAAAFLGDIALDEEDLQLFQVDRVVDLARHTITRLPTNSSGSNSTNASPRPGHQPRSRGRQRARSRRAATSRPERVWPDGVIPYVISGNFSGSQRAIFRQAMRHWEKHTCVTFLERNDEDSYIVFTYRPCGCCSYVGRRGGGPQAISIGKNCDKFGIVVHELGHVIGFWHEHTRPDRDDHVSIIRENIQPGQEYNFLKMEPEEVESLGETYDFDSIMHYARNTFSRGIFLDTILPKYDVNGVRPAIGQRTRLSKGDIAQARKLYRCPACGETLQDSQGNFSSPEFPNGYSAHMHCVWRISVTPGEKIILNFTTLDLYRSRLCWYDYVEVRDGFWRKATLRGRFCGNKLPEPIISTDSRLWVEFRSSSNWVGKGFFAVYEAICGGDVKKDNGHIQSPNYPDDYRPSKVCIWKITVSEGFHVGLTFQSFEIERHDSCAYDYLEIRDGSSESSSLIGRYCGYDKPDDIKSTSNKLWMKFVSDGSINKAGFAVNFFKEVDECSRPNNGGCEQRCVNTLGSYKCACDPGYELASDKRRCEAACGGFLTKLNGSITSPGWPKEYPPNKNCIWQLVAPTQYRISLQFDFFETEGNDVCKYDFVEVRSGLTADSKLHGKFCGAEKPDVITSQYNNMRIEFKSDNTVSKKGFKAHFFSGLRSGPSSQKPLPAYPCLFCGPLSSPGPPGQETVSPSAGSWGGRDGDTERNAPPATAKHHPGPVPGLGAATGPSCKRGSPSARRGALDISPAASERATDRHLLDRLGWAGPDR; this is encoded by the exons ctGCCTTCCTGGGAGACATCGCTCTGGACGAGGAAGACCTGCAGCTCTTCCAGGTGGACCGGGTGGTGGACCTGGCTCGCCACACCATCACGCGCCTGCCCACCAACTCCTCAG GCAGCAACTCCACCAACGCCAGCCCACGGCCGGGCCACCAACCGCGCAGCCGGGGCCGGCAGCGGGCACGGAGCCGCCGTGCCGCCACGTCCCGGCCGGAGAGAGTGTGGCCGGACGGGGTCATCCCCTACGTGATCAGCGGCAACTTCAGCG GCAGCCAGCGAGCCATATTCCGGCAGGCGATGCGGCACTGGGAGAAGCACACCTGCGTCACCTTCTTGGAGCGCAACGATGAGGACAGCTACATCGTCTTCACCTACCGCCCTTGCGG GTGCTGTTCCTATGTGGGCCGCCGAGGAGGGGGTCCTCAGGCCATCTCCATCGGCAAAAACTGCGACAAATTCGGCATCGTGGTGCACGAGCTGGGCCACGTCATCGGGTTTTGGCACGAGCACACGCGCCCCGACCGGGATGACCACGTCTCCATCATCCGGGAGAACATCCAGCCAG GGCAGGAGTACAACTTCTTGAAGATGGAGCCGGAGGAGGTGGAGTCGCTGGGCGAGACGTACGATTTCGACAGCATCATGCACTATGCCAGGAACACCTTCTCCAG GGGCATCTTCCTCGACACCATCCTGCCCAAGTATGACGTGAACGGGGTCCGGCCTGCCATCGGCCAGCGGACGCGTCTGAGCAAAGGGGACATCGCCCAGGCCCGCAAGCTCTACCGCTGCCCGG CTTGTGGGGAGACGCTCCAGGACAGCCAGGGCAACTTCTCCTCCCCTGAGTTCCCCAACGGATACTCTGCCCACATGCACTGCGTCTGGAGGATCTCCGTCACCCCCGGAGAGAAG ATCATCTTGAACTTCACCACCCTGGACCTCTACCGAAGCCGGCTGTGCTGGTACGACTACGTGGAGGTGAGAGACGGGTTCTGGAGAAAGGCCACGCTGCGAG GCAGGTTCTGCGGGAACAAGCTGCCCGAGCCCATCATCTCCACCGACAGCCGCCTCTGGGTCGAGTTTCGGAGCAGCAGCAACTGGGTGGGCAAAGGTTTCTTCGCCGTCTACGAAG cCATCTGCGGGGGGGACGTGAAGAAGGACAACGGGCACATCCAGTCCCCCAACTACCCCGATGACTACCGACCCAGCAAGGTGTGCATCTGGAAGATCACCGTCTCCGAGGGCTTCCACGTGGGCTTGACCTTCCAGTCCTTCGAG ATCGAGCGGCACGATAGCTGTGCCTACGACTACCTGGAGATCCGGGACGGCAGCAGCGAGTCGAGCAGCCTCATCGGGCGCTACTGCGGCTACGACAAACCAGACGACATCAAGAGCACCTCCAACAAGCTCTGGATGAAATTTGTCTCCGACGGCTCCATCAACAAGGCGGGCTTTGCCGTCAACTTCTTCAAAG AGGTGGACGAGTGCTCGCGTCCCAATAACGGCGGCTGCGAGCAGCGCTGCGTCAACACCCTGGGCAGCTACAAGTGTGCCTGCGACCCCGGCTACGAGCTGGCCTCCGACAAGCGCCGCTGCGAGG CCGCCTGCGGAGGTTTCCTCACCAAGCTCAACGGCTCCATCACCAGCCCGGGGTGGCCGAAGGAGTACCCTCCCAACAAGAACTGCATCTGGCAGCTGGTGGCCCCCACCCAGTACCGCATCTCCCTGCAATTCGACTTCTTCGAGACCGAGGGCAATGAC GTCTGCAAATACGACTTCGTGGAGGTGCGCAGCGGGCTGACCGCCGACTCCAAGCTGCACGGCAAGTTCTGCGGCGCCGAGAAGCCGGACGTCATCACCTCCCAGTACAACAACATGAGGATCGAGTTCAAGTCCGACAACACCGTCTCCAAAAAGGGCTTCAAAGCCCATTTCTTCTCAG GTCTCCGGAGTGGTCCCTCCTCCCAAAAACCATTACCTGCTTATCCCTGTCTGTTCTGTggtcctctctcctctcctgggcCACCCGGCCAGGAGACGGTGTCACCTTCGGCTGGGTCTTGGGGAGGTAGGGATGGGGACACGGAGCGAAACGCACCGCCGGCCACCGCCAAGCATCACCCGGGGCCGGTccccgggctgggggctgccacGGGACCCTCGTGCAAGAGAGGGTCTCCCTCGGCACGGCGCGGTGCCCTGGACATCAGCCCGGCCGCGAGCGAGCGAGCGACCGACCGGCACCTCCTGgacaggctgggctgggctggaccGGACCGCTGA
- the BMP1 gene encoding bone morphogenetic protein 1 isoform X2, producing MRHWEKHTCVTFLERNDEDSYIVFTYRPCGCCSYVGRRGGGPQAISIGKNCDKFGIVVHELGHVIGFWHEHTRPDRDDHVSIIRENIQPGQEYNFLKMEPEEVESLGETYDFDSIMHYARNTFSRGIFLDTILPKYDVNGVRPAIGQRTRLSKGDIAQARKLYRCPACGETLQDSQGNFSSPEFPNGYSAHMHCVWRISVTPGEKIILNFTTLDLYRSRLCWYDYVEVRDGFWRKATLRGRFCGNKLPEPIISTDSRLWVEFRSSSNWVGKGFFAVYEAICGGDVKKDNGHIQSPNYPDDYRPSKVCIWKITVSEGFHVGLTFQSFEIERHDSCAYDYLEIRDGSSESSSLIGRYCGYDKPDDIKSTSNKLWMKFVSDGSINKAGFAVNFFKEVDECSRPNNGGCEQRCVNTLGSYKCACDPGYELASDKRRCEAACGGFLTKLNGSITSPGWPKEYPPNKNCIWQLVAPTQYRISLQFDFFETEGNDVCKYDFVEVRSGLTADSKLHGKFCGAEKPDVITSQYNNMRIEFKSDNTVSKKGFKAHFFSDKDECSKNNGGCQHECLNSFGSYECQCRSGFVLHDNKHDCKEAGCDHKVTSISGTITSPNWPDKYPSKKECTWAITTTPGHRVKLTFSELDVEAQQECAYDHLEIYDGKDAKAPALGRFCGAKEPEPLLSSGNKMFLKFVSDNSVQKKGFEATHTTVCGGQVRAEVKTKDLYSHAQFGDNNYPGGSDCEWVIMAEEGYGVELIFQTFEIEEEADCGYDYMELFDGYDGTAPRLGRFCGSGPPEEVYSAGDSVMIRFHSDDTINKKGFHLRYTSTKFQDTLHTRK from the exons ATGCGGCACTGGGAGAAGCACACCTGCGTCACCTTCTTGGAGCGCAACGATGAGGACAGCTACATCGTCTTCACCTACCGCCCTTGCGG GTGCTGTTCCTATGTGGGCCGCCGAGGAGGGGGTCCTCAGGCCATCTCCATCGGCAAAAACTGCGACAAATTCGGCATCGTGGTGCACGAGCTGGGCCACGTCATCGGGTTTTGGCACGAGCACACGCGCCCCGACCGGGATGACCACGTCTCCATCATCCGGGAGAACATCCAGCCAG GGCAGGAGTACAACTTCTTGAAGATGGAGCCGGAGGAGGTGGAGTCGCTGGGCGAGACGTACGATTTCGACAGCATCATGCACTATGCCAGGAACACCTTCTCCAG GGGCATCTTCCTCGACACCATCCTGCCCAAGTATGACGTGAACGGGGTCCGGCCTGCCATCGGCCAGCGGACGCGTCTGAGCAAAGGGGACATCGCCCAGGCCCGCAAGCTCTACCGCTGCCCGG CTTGTGGGGAGACGCTCCAGGACAGCCAGGGCAACTTCTCCTCCCCTGAGTTCCCCAACGGATACTCTGCCCACATGCACTGCGTCTGGAGGATCTCCGTCACCCCCGGAGAGAAG ATCATCTTGAACTTCACCACCCTGGACCTCTACCGAAGCCGGCTGTGCTGGTACGACTACGTGGAGGTGAGAGACGGGTTCTGGAGAAAGGCCACGCTGCGAG GCAGGTTCTGCGGGAACAAGCTGCCCGAGCCCATCATCTCCACCGACAGCCGCCTCTGGGTCGAGTTTCGGAGCAGCAGCAACTGGGTGGGCAAAGGTTTCTTCGCCGTCTACGAAG cCATCTGCGGGGGGGACGTGAAGAAGGACAACGGGCACATCCAGTCCCCCAACTACCCCGATGACTACCGACCCAGCAAGGTGTGCATCTGGAAGATCACCGTCTCCGAGGGCTTCCACGTGGGCTTGACCTTCCAGTCCTTCGAG ATCGAGCGGCACGATAGCTGTGCCTACGACTACCTGGAGATCCGGGACGGCAGCAGCGAGTCGAGCAGCCTCATCGGGCGCTACTGCGGCTACGACAAACCAGACGACATCAAGAGCACCTCCAACAAGCTCTGGATGAAATTTGTCTCCGACGGCTCCATCAACAAGGCGGGCTTTGCCGTCAACTTCTTCAAAG AGGTGGACGAGTGCTCGCGTCCCAATAACGGCGGCTGCGAGCAGCGCTGCGTCAACACCCTGGGCAGCTACAAGTGTGCCTGCGACCCCGGCTACGAGCTGGCCTCCGACAAGCGCCGCTGCGAGG CCGCCTGCGGAGGTTTCCTCACCAAGCTCAACGGCTCCATCACCAGCCCGGGGTGGCCGAAGGAGTACCCTCCCAACAAGAACTGCATCTGGCAGCTGGTGGCCCCCACCCAGTACCGCATCTCCCTGCAATTCGACTTCTTCGAGACCGAGGGCAATGAC GTCTGCAAATACGACTTCGTGGAGGTGCGCAGCGGGCTGACCGCCGACTCCAAGCTGCACGGCAAGTTCTGCGGCGCCGAGAAGCCGGACGTCATCACCTCCCAGTACAACAACATGAGGATCGAGTTCAAGTCCGACAACACCGTCTCCAAAAAGGGCTTCAAAGCCCATTTCTTCTCAG ACAAGGACGAGTGTTCCAAGAACAACGGGGGCTGCCAGCACGAGTGCCTCAACTCCTTCGGCAGCTACGAGTGCCAGTGCCGCAGCGGCTTCGTGTTGCACGACAACAAGCACGACTGCAAGGAAG CCGGCTGCGACCATAAGGTGACGTCCATCTCAGGGACCATCACCAGCCCCAACTGGCCCGATAAATACCCCAGCAAGAAGGAGTGCACCTGGGCCATCACCACCACGCCGGGGCACCGCGTCAAGCTG ACCTTCTCGGAGCTGGACGTGGAGGCGCAGCAGGAATGTGCCTACGACCACCTGGAGATCTACGACGGCAAGGATGCCAAAGCCCCGGCGCTCGGCCGCTTCTGCGGAGCCAAAGAGCCCGAGCCCCTCCTCTCCTCGGGCAACAAGATGTTCCTCAAGTTCGTCTCCGATAACTCCGTCCAGAAGAAGGGCTTCGAGGCCACCCACACCACAG TGTGCGGGGGCCAGGTCCGTGCCGAGGTGAAGACCAAGGACTTGTATTCGCATGCGCAATTTGGGGATAACAACTACCCGGGGGGCTCGGACTGCGAGTGGGTGATCATGGCCGAGGAGGGCTACGGCGTGGAGCTCATCTTCCAGACCTTTGAGATCGAGGAGGAAGCCGACTGCGGCTACGACTACATGGAGCTCTTCGACGGCTACGACGGGACGGCCCCGCGCCTCGGCCGCTTCTGCGGGTCCGGG ccccccgaGGAGGTCTACTCGGCCGGAGATTCGGTGATGATCCGCTTCCACTCGGACGACACCATCAACAAGAAGGGTTTCCACCTTCGCTACACCAGCACCAAGTTCCAGGACACGCTGCACACGAGAAAATGA
- the BMP1 gene encoding bone morphogenetic protein 1 isoform X1: protein MAGLRTCGLLLCLLLARAMHFPDYSYVLEEEEEEDAEPLDYKDPCKAAAFLGDIALDEEDLQLFQVDRVVDLARHTITRLPTNSSGSNSTNASPRPGHQPRSRGRQRARSRRAATSRPERVWPDGVIPYVISGNFSGSQRAIFRQAMRHWEKHTCVTFLERNDEDSYIVFTYRPCGCCSYVGRRGGGPQAISIGKNCDKFGIVVHELGHVIGFWHEHTRPDRDDHVSIIRENIQPGQEYNFLKMEPEEVESLGETYDFDSIMHYARNTFSRGIFLDTILPKYDVNGVRPAIGQRTRLSKGDIAQARKLYRCPACGETLQDSQGNFSSPEFPNGYSAHMHCVWRISVTPGEKIILNFTTLDLYRSRLCWYDYVEVRDGFWRKATLRGRFCGNKLPEPIISTDSRLWVEFRSSSNWVGKGFFAVYEAICGGDVKKDNGHIQSPNYPDDYRPSKVCIWKITVSEGFHVGLTFQSFEIERHDSCAYDYLEIRDGSSESSSLIGRYCGYDKPDDIKSTSNKLWMKFVSDGSINKAGFAVNFFKEVDECSRPNNGGCEQRCVNTLGSYKCACDPGYELASDKRRCEAACGGFLTKLNGSITSPGWPKEYPPNKNCIWQLVAPTQYRISLQFDFFETEGNDVCKYDFVEVRSGLTADSKLHGKFCGAEKPDVITSQYNNMRIEFKSDNTVSKKGFKAHFFSDKDECSKNNGGCQHECLNSFGSYECQCRSGFVLHDNKHDCKEAGCDHKVTSISGTITSPNWPDKYPSKKECTWAITTTPGHRVKLTFSELDVEAQQECAYDHLEIYDGKDAKAPALGRFCGAKEPEPLLSSGNKMFLKFVSDNSVQKKGFEATHTTVCGGQVRAEVKTKDLYSHAQFGDNNYPGGSDCEWVIMAEEGYGVELIFQTFEIEEEADCGYDYMELFDGYDGTAPRLGRFCGSGPPEEVYSAGDSVMIRFHSDDTINKKGFHLRYTSTKFQDTLHTRK, encoded by the exons ctGCCTTCCTGGGAGACATCGCTCTGGACGAGGAAGACCTGCAGCTCTTCCAGGTGGACCGGGTGGTGGACCTGGCTCGCCACACCATCACGCGCCTGCCCACCAACTCCTCAG GCAGCAACTCCACCAACGCCAGCCCACGGCCGGGCCACCAACCGCGCAGCCGGGGCCGGCAGCGGGCACGGAGCCGCCGTGCCGCCACGTCCCGGCCGGAGAGAGTGTGGCCGGACGGGGTCATCCCCTACGTGATCAGCGGCAACTTCAGCG GCAGCCAGCGAGCCATATTCCGGCAGGCGATGCGGCACTGGGAGAAGCACACCTGCGTCACCTTCTTGGAGCGCAACGATGAGGACAGCTACATCGTCTTCACCTACCGCCCTTGCGG GTGCTGTTCCTATGTGGGCCGCCGAGGAGGGGGTCCTCAGGCCATCTCCATCGGCAAAAACTGCGACAAATTCGGCATCGTGGTGCACGAGCTGGGCCACGTCATCGGGTTTTGGCACGAGCACACGCGCCCCGACCGGGATGACCACGTCTCCATCATCCGGGAGAACATCCAGCCAG GGCAGGAGTACAACTTCTTGAAGATGGAGCCGGAGGAGGTGGAGTCGCTGGGCGAGACGTACGATTTCGACAGCATCATGCACTATGCCAGGAACACCTTCTCCAG GGGCATCTTCCTCGACACCATCCTGCCCAAGTATGACGTGAACGGGGTCCGGCCTGCCATCGGCCAGCGGACGCGTCTGAGCAAAGGGGACATCGCCCAGGCCCGCAAGCTCTACCGCTGCCCGG CTTGTGGGGAGACGCTCCAGGACAGCCAGGGCAACTTCTCCTCCCCTGAGTTCCCCAACGGATACTCTGCCCACATGCACTGCGTCTGGAGGATCTCCGTCACCCCCGGAGAGAAG ATCATCTTGAACTTCACCACCCTGGACCTCTACCGAAGCCGGCTGTGCTGGTACGACTACGTGGAGGTGAGAGACGGGTTCTGGAGAAAGGCCACGCTGCGAG GCAGGTTCTGCGGGAACAAGCTGCCCGAGCCCATCATCTCCACCGACAGCCGCCTCTGGGTCGAGTTTCGGAGCAGCAGCAACTGGGTGGGCAAAGGTTTCTTCGCCGTCTACGAAG cCATCTGCGGGGGGGACGTGAAGAAGGACAACGGGCACATCCAGTCCCCCAACTACCCCGATGACTACCGACCCAGCAAGGTGTGCATCTGGAAGATCACCGTCTCCGAGGGCTTCCACGTGGGCTTGACCTTCCAGTCCTTCGAG ATCGAGCGGCACGATAGCTGTGCCTACGACTACCTGGAGATCCGGGACGGCAGCAGCGAGTCGAGCAGCCTCATCGGGCGCTACTGCGGCTACGACAAACCAGACGACATCAAGAGCACCTCCAACAAGCTCTGGATGAAATTTGTCTCCGACGGCTCCATCAACAAGGCGGGCTTTGCCGTCAACTTCTTCAAAG AGGTGGACGAGTGCTCGCGTCCCAATAACGGCGGCTGCGAGCAGCGCTGCGTCAACACCCTGGGCAGCTACAAGTGTGCCTGCGACCCCGGCTACGAGCTGGCCTCCGACAAGCGCCGCTGCGAGG CCGCCTGCGGAGGTTTCCTCACCAAGCTCAACGGCTCCATCACCAGCCCGGGGTGGCCGAAGGAGTACCCTCCCAACAAGAACTGCATCTGGCAGCTGGTGGCCCCCACCCAGTACCGCATCTCCCTGCAATTCGACTTCTTCGAGACCGAGGGCAATGAC GTCTGCAAATACGACTTCGTGGAGGTGCGCAGCGGGCTGACCGCCGACTCCAAGCTGCACGGCAAGTTCTGCGGCGCCGAGAAGCCGGACGTCATCACCTCCCAGTACAACAACATGAGGATCGAGTTCAAGTCCGACAACACCGTCTCCAAAAAGGGCTTCAAAGCCCATTTCTTCTCAG ACAAGGACGAGTGTTCCAAGAACAACGGGGGCTGCCAGCACGAGTGCCTCAACTCCTTCGGCAGCTACGAGTGCCAGTGCCGCAGCGGCTTCGTGTTGCACGACAACAAGCACGACTGCAAGGAAG CCGGCTGCGACCATAAGGTGACGTCCATCTCAGGGACCATCACCAGCCCCAACTGGCCCGATAAATACCCCAGCAAGAAGGAGTGCACCTGGGCCATCACCACCACGCCGGGGCACCGCGTCAAGCTG ACCTTCTCGGAGCTGGACGTGGAGGCGCAGCAGGAATGTGCCTACGACCACCTGGAGATCTACGACGGCAAGGATGCCAAAGCCCCGGCGCTCGGCCGCTTCTGCGGAGCCAAAGAGCCCGAGCCCCTCCTCTCCTCGGGCAACAAGATGTTCCTCAAGTTCGTCTCCGATAACTCCGTCCAGAAGAAGGGCTTCGAGGCCACCCACACCACAG TGTGCGGGGGCCAGGTCCGTGCCGAGGTGAAGACCAAGGACTTGTATTCGCATGCGCAATTTGGGGATAACAACTACCCGGGGGGCTCGGACTGCGAGTGGGTGATCATGGCCGAGGAGGGCTACGGCGTGGAGCTCATCTTCCAGACCTTTGAGATCGAGGAGGAAGCCGACTGCGGCTACGACTACATGGAGCTCTTCGACGGCTACGACGGGACGGCCCCGCGCCTCGGCCGCTTCTGCGGGTCCGGG ccccccgaGGAGGTCTACTCGGCCGGAGATTCGGTGATGATCCGCTTCCACTCGGACGACACCATCAACAAGAAGGGTTTCCACCTTCGCTACACCAGCACCAAGTTCCAGGACACGCTGCACACGAGAAAATGA
- the LOC115350288 gene encoding phytanoyl-CoA hydroxylase-interacting protein: MELLSTPKNIEINNITCDSFRISWAMEKGDLERVTHYFIDLNKKENKNSNKFKHRDVPTKLVAKAVPLPMTVRGHWFLSPRTEYSVAVQTAVKQSDGEYLVSGWSETVEFCTGDYAKEHLAQLQEKAELIAGRMLRFSVFYRNQHKEYFQHVRMHCGNVMKPSLKDNSGSHGSPTSGMLHGIFFSCNTEFNTGQPPQDSPYGRYRFQIPAQRLFNPNTNLYFADFYCMYTAYHYVVLVLAPKGSSGDLFCRERLPQLDISSNKFLTCCVEEGELVYRHAQDSILEVIYTEPVDLSLGVLGEISGHQLMSLSTANAKKDPSCKTCNISVGR, from the exons ATGGAGCTGCTTTCTACCCCCAAAAATATCGAGATCAACAACATCACTTGCGATTCTTTCCGCATCTCCTGGGCCATGGAGAAGGGGGACCTGGAGAGGGTCACCCACTACTTCATCGACCTCAACAAGAAGGAGAACAAGAACTCCAACAAGTTCAAGCATCGG GACGTCCCCACCAAACTGGTGGCCAAGGCGGTGCCGCTGCCCATGACGGTGCGGGGACACTGGTTCCTGAGCCCCCGCACCGAGTACAGCGTGGCGGTGCAGACGGCGGTGAAGCAAAGCGACGGCGAGTACTTGGTGTCCGGTTGGAGCGAGACGGTGGAGTTTTGCACGGGGG aCTACGCCAAGGAGCACCTGgcccagctgcaggagaaagCCGAGCTGATCGCCGGCCGCATGCTGCGTTTCTCCGTCTTCTACCGCAACCAACACAAGGAGTATTTCCAGCACGTCAG GATGCACTGCGGGAACGTGATGAAACCGTCGCTGAAGGACAACAGCGGCAGCCACGGTTCGCCCACCAGCGGCATGCTGCACGGCATCTTCTTCAGCTGCAACACCGAATTCAACACCGGGCAGCCCCCCCAGGACTCGCCCTACGGTCGTTACCGTTTCCAGATCCCGGCTCAGCGTCTCTTCAACCCCAACACCAACCTCTACTTCGCGGACTTCTACTGCATGTACACCGCCTACCACTACGTCGTCCTGGTCCTGGCACCCAAGGGTTCCTCGGGGGACCTCTTCTGCCGGGAGCGTCTACCCCAACTGGACATTTCTTCCAACAAGTTCCTGACGTGCTGCGTGGAGGAAGGCGAGCTGGTGTACCGCCATGCCCAGGACAGCATCCTGGAGGTCATATACACCGAGCCGGTGGACCTCAGCCTCGGCGTGCTGGGGGAGATCAGCGGGCACCAGCTGATGAGCCTCTCCACCGCCAACGCCAAAAAGGACCCCAGCTGCAAGACGTGCAACATCAGCGTGGGGCGTTAA